A window of the Cystobacter fuscus genome harbors these coding sequences:
- a CDS encoding ABC transporter permease, with translation MRLSKWWEDVARDLRFAARMLRKSPGFTAVAVLCLAFGIGANAAIFSVVDSVLLRPLPYRDPERLVRLYETQPARDPDWRGSVSWPNYQDWAAQLRSFSGIAAYEMQGRNLTSPEGAERLKAVAATANLFQVLGIVPKLGRGFSADEDKPGAAPVVVMSERLWRRRFSANPALLGQTLSLDGRPHTVIGILPDTVRFPAGSQAELWLPHVPTEGRVDNRGSHYLGVIARLAPGMTPQRANTELRQVAQRIEEAYPAQQTGRGATAVALTETVVGKVRPALLILQGAVLLVLLIACANVANLLLARAAARQQEVTVRFALGASRGRIVQQMLVESLLLSLLGAVLGWLLAAWGLGALSPLVRDSLPLAGELTLQGRVFGFLLLVAAGSAVLFGLTPALQATRGELSAVLAQPGTKTSASRSQHTFRNGLVVAEIALSLVLLVGAGLLLRGFVNLLGTKTGLNEQGVLTAHLPIAGNKYAPEQLTERLLKPVLEKARALPGVRSAALISLLPIQDAWTNGDYTVEGEPPPPPGKEFFAEHRVTSPGIFQSLGIPLLAGRDFAEEDGLRREQVIIINQTLARRHFEGRDAVGRRLMLGGDSAEIIGVVGDVRQAGLDQKPLPEVHLPYNHPLSQRWLFQEATLVLKTSVEPLSLTSALRDAVRGVDSDQPISEVATMEEVISRSVAGRRLNLALLGTFALIALVLATAGLYGVISYVVAQRTREIGIRMALGAQPGDVVRLVMHQGVVLATLGVGIGVLVALSLSRFVESLLYGVSARDPLTFGVLSVLLGGVALLATWLPARRASRVDPIIAMRGE, from the coding sequence GTGCGTTTGAGCAAGTGGTGGGAGGACGTCGCGCGCGATCTGCGCTTCGCCGCGCGCATGCTCCGCAAGAGCCCAGGCTTCACCGCCGTGGCGGTGCTGTGCCTGGCCTTCGGCATTGGCGCCAACGCGGCCATCTTCAGCGTGGTGGACTCGGTGCTCCTGCGCCCGCTGCCCTACCGCGATCCCGAGCGGCTCGTGCGGCTCTACGAGACCCAACCGGCGAGGGATCCCGACTGGAGGGGCTCGGTGTCGTGGCCCAACTACCAGGACTGGGCGGCGCAGCTGCGGAGCTTCAGCGGCATCGCCGCCTATGAGATGCAGGGCCGCAACCTGACGAGCCCGGAGGGCGCGGAGCGGCTCAAGGCGGTGGCGGCCACGGCCAACCTCTTCCAGGTGCTGGGCATCGTCCCCAAGCTCGGCCGGGGCTTCTCCGCGGACGAGGACAAGCCGGGCGCCGCGCCCGTGGTGGTGATGAGCGAGCGGCTGTGGCGCCGCCGCTTCAGCGCCAATCCGGCGCTCCTGGGCCAGACGCTGTCGCTGGATGGCCGGCCGCACACGGTCATCGGCATCCTCCCGGACACGGTGCGCTTTCCGGCGGGCTCGCAGGCGGAGCTGTGGCTGCCCCACGTGCCCACGGAGGGCCGGGTGGACAACCGGGGCTCGCACTACCTGGGGGTCATCGCGCGGCTGGCCCCGGGCATGACGCCGCAACGGGCCAACACCGAGCTGCGCCAGGTGGCCCAGCGCATCGAGGAGGCGTATCCCGCGCAGCAGACGGGGCGCGGCGCCACGGCCGTGGCGTTGACGGAGACGGTGGTGGGCAAGGTGCGGCCCGCGCTGCTCATCCTCCAGGGCGCGGTGCTGCTCGTGCTGCTCATCGCGTGCGCCAACGTGGCCAACCTGCTGCTGGCGCGCGCGGCCGCGAGGCAGCAGGAGGTGACGGTGCGCTTCGCCCTCGGGGCGAGCCGGGGCCGCATCGTGCAACAGATGCTCGTGGAGAGTCTGCTGCTGTCGCTGCTGGGCGCGGTGCTGGGGTGGCTGCTGGCCGCCTGGGGACTGGGCGCGCTGAGCCCCCTGGTGCGTGACTCGCTCCCGCTCGCCGGGGAGCTGACGCTCCAGGGCCGCGTCTTCGGCTTCCTGCTGCTGGTGGCCGCGGGCAGCGCGGTCCTCTTCGGGCTGACGCCCGCGCTGCAGGCCACGCGCGGCGAGCTGAGCGCCGTGCTCGCCCAACCGGGCACCAAGACGTCCGCCTCGCGCTCCCAGCACACCTTCCGCAACGGGCTCGTGGTGGCGGAGATCGCGCTCTCGCTCGTGCTGCTCGTGGGGGCGGGGCTGTTGCTGCGAGGCTTCGTGAACCTGCTCGGCACCAAGACCGGGCTGAACGAGCAGGGGGTGCTCACCGCCCACCTGCCCATCGCGGGCAACAAGTACGCGCCGGAGCAGCTCACCGAGCGTCTGCTCAAGCCGGTGCTCGAGAAAGCGCGTGCCCTTCCCGGGGTGAGGTCCGCGGCCCTCATCTCGCTGCTGCCCATCCAGGACGCCTGGACCAATGGGGACTACACGGTGGAAGGAGAGCCGCCTCCGCCACCCGGCAAGGAGTTCTTCGCCGAGCACCGGGTCACCAGTCCGGGCATCTTCCAGTCCCTGGGCATCCCGTTGCTCGCCGGGCGGGACTTCGCCGAGGAGGATGGCCTGCGCCGCGAGCAGGTGATCATCATCAACCAGACGCTGGCGCGGCGGCATTTCGAGGGCCGGGACGCGGTGGGGCGGCGGTTGATGCTGGGAGGCGATTCCGCGGAGATCATCGGCGTGGTGGGCGACGTGCGGCAGGCGGGGTTGGATCAAAAGCCCCTGCCCGAGGTGCACCTGCCCTACAACCATCCCCTCTCCCAGCGGTGGTTGTTCCAGGAAGCAACGCTGGTGCTGAAGACATCGGTGGAGCCGCTCAGCCTGACGTCCGCCCTGCGCGACGCGGTGCGCGGCGTGGATTCGGATCAGCCGATCTCCGAAGTGGCGACCATGGAGGAGGTCATCTCGCGTTCGGTCGCGGGGCGGCGGTTGAACCTGGCGCTGCTGGGGACCTTCGCCCTCATCGCGCTGGTGCTCGCCACCGCGGGCCTCTACGGCGTCATCTCGTATGTCGTCGCCCAGCGCACGCGGGAGATCGGCATCCGGATGGCGCTGGGTGCCCAGCCGGGCGACGTGGTGCGGTTGGTGATGCACCAGGGCGTGGTGTTGGCGACGCTCGGGGTGGGCATCGGGGTGCTCGTGGCGCTCAGCCTGTCGCGGTTCGTGGAGAGTCTGCTCTATGGCGTGAGCGCCCGGGATCCGCTCACCTTCGGCGTGCTCTCGGTGCTGCTCGGTGGCGTGGCGCTGCTGGCCACGTGGCTGCCCGCCCGGCGCGCGTCGCGGGTGGATCCGATCATCGCCATGCGCGGCGAGTGA
- a CDS encoding HEXXH motif-containing putative peptide modification protein, translating into MQIIYSLTAGGSCPPLIDNQVEHFVQKLKFQFEDLLWLARLSSPETARAASAAYEALSARERYAFFLSPAVFSEMFRQQWAGKTPELRGLIDLCIGESALETSAQYPGEARERWNPLFSKASHAGGIPGNAYVAPLLGGSVTVDLSSPFCKRSDMTSPVFFGDFVPFTEEEKERVLSKLSAAFAEIEATAPIFARIIRNYTRVACVRKREGAPPASEQVSDEIGAIRLLNVHSPDYTHESLMDDLIHESVHNLLSTYEYLEHPFQIVGGESDGDARPVSPWSMRPIRVLPFLHAVFVYFAILHYTLKRMERGELSAEQQRLAVKRRNRYASGFLMPGKLSDYVKPFSNVDPRTLHAMDQMQQIIRRRFSPLPESRPENVAVAPAGGAQYQPPVQKGAAP; encoded by the coding sequence TTGCAGATCATCTATTCATTGACCGCTGGTGGTTCCTGCCCACCCCTCATTGACAATCAGGTCGAGCACTTCGTCCAGAAGCTCAAGTTCCAGTTCGAGGATCTCCTGTGGCTCGCGCGGCTGTCCTCTCCGGAGACAGCGCGGGCGGCGAGCGCCGCCTATGAGGCGTTGAGCGCGCGGGAGCGGTACGCCTTCTTCCTGTCGCCAGCGGTCTTCTCGGAGATGTTCCGTCAGCAGTGGGCGGGGAAGACTCCGGAGCTCCGGGGCCTGATCGATCTGTGCATCGGGGAGAGCGCCCTCGAGACGTCCGCCCAGTACCCGGGCGAGGCCCGTGAGCGTTGGAATCCCCTGTTCTCCAAGGCGAGTCACGCCGGGGGCATTCCGGGCAACGCCTATGTGGCGCCACTGCTGGGTGGTTCGGTGACGGTGGACCTGTCGAGCCCCTTCTGCAAGCGCTCGGACATGACGAGCCCCGTGTTCTTTGGCGACTTCGTGCCCTTCACCGAGGAGGAGAAGGAACGGGTGCTGAGCAAGCTTTCCGCGGCCTTCGCCGAGATCGAGGCCACCGCGCCCATCTTCGCGCGCATCATCCGCAACTACACGCGCGTCGCATGCGTGCGCAAGCGCGAGGGGGCGCCGCCCGCCTCCGAGCAGGTCTCCGACGAGATTGGCGCGATCCGCCTGCTCAACGTGCACAGTCCGGACTACACGCACGAGAGCTTGATGGATGACTTGATCCACGAGTCGGTGCACAACCTGCTGTCGACGTACGAGTATCTGGAGCATCCGTTCCAGATCGTCGGAGGCGAGTCGGACGGTGATGCGCGCCCCGTGTCGCCCTGGTCGATGCGCCCCATCCGGGTGCTTCCCTTCCTGCACGCGGTGTTCGTCTATTTCGCCATCCTCCACTACACGCTCAAGCGGATGGAGCGCGGGGAGCTCTCCGCCGAGCAGCAGCGCCTGGCCGTGAAGCGGCGCAATCGCTACGCCTCGGGCTTCCTGATGCCGGGCAAGCTGAGCGACTACGTGAAGCCCTTCTCGAACGTGGATCCGCGCACGCTGCATGCGATGGATCAGATGCAGCAGATCATCCGCCGGAGGTTCTCGCCCCTGCCCGAGTCCCGCCCGGAGAACGTGGCCGTGGCGCCGGCGGGTGGCGCGCAATACCAACCGCCCGTCCAGAAGGGAGCCGCCCCGTGA
- a CDS encoding ABC transporter ATP-binding protein: MTSGAGQTRARDEQPREAPAKELLRLEGLTKVFETDEMETHALSEVNLSVGQGEWVSIVGPSGSGKSSLLAVLGLLDTASRGRYLLDGQQVLELSPAQRALVRNRHIGFIFQSFNLIGDLSVYENVELPLTYRDMVADERQARVERALERVGMSHRARHMPGQISGGQQQRVAVARAVAGEPLLLLADEPTGNLDSKNGAQVMQLLTELHQGGATLIMVTHDPNQARLGTRQVGLFDGRIVQDERLR, encoded by the coding sequence ATGACGAGCGGAGCGGGGCAAACGCGGGCGCGCGACGAGCAGCCGCGAGAGGCGCCGGCGAAGGAGCTGTTGCGGCTCGAGGGCCTTACCAAGGTCTTCGAGACCGACGAGATGGAGACGCACGCGCTCTCCGAGGTGAACCTCTCGGTGGGCCAGGGCGAGTGGGTGTCCATCGTGGGGCCCTCGGGCTCGGGCAAGTCGAGCCTGCTGGCGGTGCTGGGGCTGTTGGACACGGCCTCCCGGGGGCGCTACCTGCTGGATGGGCAGCAGGTGTTGGAGCTGTCCCCGGCGCAGCGGGCGCTGGTGCGCAACCGGCACATCGGCTTCATCTTCCAGAGCTTCAACCTGATTGGTGACCTGTCCGTCTACGAGAACGTGGAGCTGCCGCTGACCTATCGCGACATGGTGGCGGACGAGCGCCAGGCCCGGGTGGAGCGGGCCCTGGAGCGCGTGGGCATGAGCCACCGGGCGCGGCACATGCCCGGGCAGATCTCCGGTGGCCAGCAGCAGCGCGTGGCCGTGGCGCGCGCCGTGGCGGGCGAGCCCCTCCTGCTCCTGGCGGACGAGCCCACCGGCAACCTCGACTCGAAGAATGGAGCGCAGGTGATGCAACTGCTCACCGAGCTGCACCAGGGCGGCGCCACCCTGATCATGGTGACCCATGATCCGAATCAGGCGCGGCTTGGTACGCGTCAGGTGGGTCTCTTCGATGGCCGCATCGTCCAGGACGAGCGCCTGCGCTGA
- the lexA gene encoding transcriptional repressor LexA, which translates to MEELTERQREILAFIVKETESRGFPPTIREIGEEMDIRSTNGVNDHLKALERKGYLNRGEQQSRSLVPTKRARMLLGLGVKKESGMVEVPLLGKVAAGAPLLAQENAEDSVRIDSFLLGGNGREVFALRVKGQSMIDDGIFDGDYLFVRKTAQAQPGDIVVALIEDEATVKRYYPEGERIRFQPANATMQPIYVNRADFRSTMILGQVVGVYRKLPGGKN; encoded by the coding sequence ATGGAAGAGCTGACCGAACGTCAACGGGAGATCCTCGCCTTCATCGTGAAGGAGACCGAGTCGCGGGGCTTCCCGCCGACCATCCGGGAGATCGGCGAGGAGATGGACATCCGCTCGACCAACGGGGTGAATGATCACCTCAAGGCGCTCGAGCGCAAGGGCTACCTCAACCGGGGCGAGCAGCAGAGCCGCTCGCTGGTGCCCACCAAGCGGGCGCGCATGCTGCTGGGACTGGGCGTGAAGAAGGAGTCGGGGATGGTGGAGGTCCCCCTGCTCGGCAAGGTGGCCGCCGGCGCGCCCCTGCTCGCCCAGGAGAACGCGGAGGACTCGGTCCGCATCGACAGCTTCCTGTTGGGGGGCAACGGGCGCGAGGTGTTCGCGCTCCGGGTCAAGGGCCAATCGATGATCGACGACGGCATCTTCGACGGGGACTACCTCTTCGTGCGCAAGACGGCGCAGGCGCAGCCCGGCGACATCGTGGTGGCGCTCATCGAGGACGAGGCCACGGTCAAGCGCTACTACCCCGAGGGCGAGCGCATCCGCTTCCAGCCGGCCAACGCCACCATGCAGCCCATCTACGTGAACCGGGCGGACTTCCGCTCCACCATGATCCTCGGCCAGGTGGTGGGCGTGTACCGCAAGCTGCCGGGCGGCAAGAACTGA
- a CDS encoding response regulator has protein sequence MSDTRHTLLLVDDEPDVIDLLQRMFHKRYQVLSASSGREALELLRRHPVDVLITDQRMPEMTGIELVTAARAEGLDVTALLLTGYTNPEDIIAAINRGQVYRYITKPWDLNDLVFTVKNAVDYTQLRRDKERLLRQLHQRVEALDVLYAVTRASAGEPLDYDAIIDRVLVAVSRVLPYDCGAALIALGWDRTATLRLRCQGLAVGEQALLGVKESMLGAWSTRSGLMLSEDRVITHVEGTTSPDTAAPVVWGSQLTVALTAEGRPVGLLSLFSQRAHAYSEEDGALLDTLANQTAAAIQALRASEEASRQRIERMVQSMADGVLLTDEKNEVVVLNPAARRLLRLEEGALQDAGARLRERLGFDPFELVHGWEAGSAQVLREELTLDARTIHTTVTPVHDARGVLRGVCVVLRDVTEQKQLEERKDEFVHMVSHELRTPLTSISGSLDLVLNFLTTDMNEKQRRYLLLARDSTEKLNAIVDDLLDLAKFAKGRLRMNFEWTHVDELVRRAVEKYGPAFQARGVTMTTALPQHGQRAQVDPNRITQVLNNLLTNAAKFTPEGGQMRLALKSTSAVPGYFAMSCWNSGEPIAQENLERIFDRFEQARTQANRTVRGTGLGLAICRNIVQAHGGHIWSEPCSDGVRFIAVFPLEPGAEPFRPEELDSQRKQDAAPRGHLVLVESDPNIAFITKALLLARGYAVRIAPNAEEALALARTQPPDAMLVDARLPVIDGLRLTELLRQDPRTRLLPVLILSAFDERPRAFRAGADAFLSMPLSAESLVATADSLVRGRAGKSQGRVLLADADEKVASLCHEALGGLGYEVRVATSLALAHRALGEHRPDVLLLGAQLPDGDGYHFLEEIKAERASGSISVLFLAPSADTGIKVRALKRGADDVLPRPFDALTLGSRVEAVLRRKQRERGASPTTQLPGPGAIEREIQRRSSERTPFAYCYLDLDNLKAYQDYYGLAKADGVIRQTGDLLREVLAREGLPGDFLGHMTGDDFVFVTSAESVDRVCQRALEVFDRLIPLYYDKQDRERGYIETQGRYGDTRRCPIMSVSVVAVLSDSVPGQALTELARRASDMKKRAKAIPGSVYLRSDRDQAFVRTSVG, from the coding sequence GTGTCCGACACCCGACATACCCTGCTGTTGGTCGATGACGAGCCGGATGTCATCGATCTCCTCCAGCGCATGTTCCACAAGCGCTACCAGGTGCTCTCGGCCTCCTCGGGCCGCGAGGCCCTGGAGCTGCTCAGGCGCCATCCCGTGGACGTGCTCATCACCGACCAGCGCATGCCGGAGATGACGGGCATCGAGCTGGTGACGGCCGCGCGCGCCGAGGGCCTCGACGTCACGGCGCTGCTGCTCACCGGCTACACCAACCCCGAGGACATCATCGCGGCCATCAACCGGGGGCAGGTCTACCGCTACATCACCAAGCCGTGGGACCTGAACGATCTCGTCTTCACCGTGAAGAACGCGGTGGACTACACCCAGCTGCGGCGCGACAAGGAGCGGCTCTTGCGCCAGCTGCACCAGCGGGTGGAGGCGCTCGACGTGCTCTACGCGGTGACGCGCGCGAGCGCCGGAGAGCCGCTCGACTACGACGCCATCATCGATCGGGTGCTCGTGGCGGTGTCGCGCGTGCTGCCATACGACTGTGGCGCGGCCCTCATCGCGCTGGGGTGGGATCGTACGGCCACCCTGCGCCTGCGCTGCCAGGGGCTGGCCGTGGGCGAGCAGGCCCTGCTCGGCGTCAAGGAGTCCATGCTGGGCGCCTGGAGCACGCGCTCGGGGCTGATGTTGTCCGAGGACCGCGTCATCACCCACGTCGAGGGCACCACGTCCCCGGACACCGCCGCCCCGGTCGTCTGGGGCAGCCAGCTCACCGTGGCCCTCACCGCCGAGGGCCGTCCGGTGGGGCTCTTGTCGCTCTTCTCCCAGCGCGCGCACGCCTACTCCGAGGAGGATGGCGCGCTGCTCGACACCCTGGCCAACCAGACGGCCGCCGCCATCCAGGCCCTGCGCGCCTCCGAGGAGGCGTCGCGCCAGCGCATCGAGCGCATGGTGCAGTCCATGGCCGATGGCGTGCTGCTCACCGACGAGAAGAACGAGGTGGTGGTGCTCAACCCCGCCGCGCGCCGCCTGCTGCGGCTCGAGGAGGGCGCCCTCCAGGACGCCGGAGCGCGGCTGCGCGAGCGGCTCGGGTTCGATCCCTTCGAGCTGGTGCACGGCTGGGAGGCGGGCAGCGCCCAGGTGTTGCGCGAGGAGCTCACGCTGGATGCGCGCACCATCCACACCACGGTGACACCGGTGCACGACGCGCGGGGCGTGCTGCGCGGCGTGTGCGTGGTGCTGCGCGACGTCACCGAGCAGAAGCAGCTCGAGGAGCGCAAGGACGAGTTCGTCCACATGGTGAGCCACGAGCTGCGCACGCCCCTCACCTCCATCTCCGGCTCGTTGGACCTGGTGCTCAACTTCCTCACCACGGACATGAACGAGAAGCAGCGGCGCTACCTCCTGCTCGCGCGCGACTCGACGGAGAAGCTCAACGCCATCGTGGATGATCTGCTGGACCTGGCCAAGTTCGCCAAGGGCCGGCTGCGGATGAACTTCGAGTGGACGCACGTGGACGAGCTGGTGCGCCGCGCGGTGGAGAAGTACGGCCCGGCCTTCCAGGCGCGCGGCGTGACGATGACCACCGCCCTGCCGCAACATGGCCAGCGCGCCCAGGTGGATCCCAACCGCATCACCCAGGTGCTCAACAACCTGCTCACCAACGCCGCCAAGTTCACCCCCGAGGGCGGCCAGATGCGGCTGGCGCTCAAGAGCACCTCGGCGGTGCCCGGCTACTTCGCCATGTCGTGCTGGAACAGCGGCGAGCCCATCGCCCAGGAGAACCTGGAGCGCATCTTCGACCGCTTCGAGCAGGCGCGCACCCAGGCCAACCGCACCGTGCGCGGCACGGGGCTGGGGCTGGCCATCTGCCGCAACATCGTGCAGGCGCACGGCGGCCACATCTGGAGCGAGCCGTGCTCGGATGGGGTGCGCTTCATCGCGGTGTTCCCCCTGGAGCCCGGCGCCGAGCCGTTCCGGCCCGAGGAGCTGGACTCCCAGCGCAAGCAGGACGCCGCGCCGCGCGGCCACCTGGTGCTCGTGGAGTCCGATCCGAACATCGCCTTCATCACCAAGGCGCTGCTGCTCGCGCGCGGCTACGCGGTGCGCATCGCCCCCAACGCCGAGGAGGCCCTGGCGCTCGCGCGCACCCAGCCGCCGGACGCCATGCTCGTGGATGCCCGGCTGCCCGTCATCGATGGGCTGCGGCTCACGGAGCTGCTCCGGCAGGATCCGCGCACGCGCCTGCTGCCCGTGCTCATCCTCTCCGCCTTCGACGAGCGCCCGCGCGCCTTCCGGGCCGGGGCGGATGCCTTCCTGTCCATGCCCCTGAGCGCCGAGAGCCTGGTGGCCACCGCGGACTCACTCGTGCGCGGACGCGCCGGCAAGTCCCAGGGGCGCGTGCTCCTCGCGGACGCCGACGAGAAGGTGGCCTCGCTCTGCCACGAGGCACTCGGCGGCCTCGGCTACGAGGTGCGCGTGGCCACCTCCCTGGCGCTCGCCCATCGCGCCCTGGGCGAGCACCGCCCGGACGTGCTGCTGCTCGGCGCGCAACTGCCCGACGGCGACGGCTACCACTTCCTCGAGGAGATCAAGGCCGAGCGCGCCAGCGGCTCCATCTCCGTCCTCTTCCTCGCCCCCTCGGCCGATACGGGCATCAAGGTGCGCGCCCTGAAGCGCGGCGCCGATGACGTGCTCCCCAGGCCCTTCGACGCGTTGACGCTCGGCTCGCGCGTGGAGGCGGTGCTGCGCCGCAAGCAGCGCGAGCGCGGCGCCTCGCCCACCACGCAACTGCCCGGCCCGGGCGCCATCGAGCGGGAGATCCAACGCCGCTCCTCCGAGCGCACCCCGTTCGCCTACTGCTACCTGGATCTGGACAACCTCAAGGCCTACCAGGACTACTACGGCCTGGCGAAGGCCGATGGCGTCATCCGCCAGACGGGAGATCTCCTGCGCGAGGTGCTCGCCCGCGAGGGGCTGCCCGGTGACTTCCTCGGGCACATGACGGGAGATGACTTCGTCTTCGTCACCTCCGCCGAGAGCGTGGACCGGGTGTGCCAGCGCGCGCTCGAGGTCTTCGATCGGCTCATCCCGCTCTACTACGACAAGCAGGACCGGGAGCGCGGCTACATCGAGACGCAGGGGCGCTATGGGGACACGCGCCGCTGTCCCATCATGAGCGTGTCGGTGGTGGCGGTGCTCAGCGACAGCGTGCCCGGCCAGGCGCTCACGGAGCTGGCGCGGCGGGCCTCGGACATGAAGAAGCGCGCCAAGGCCATCCCGGGCTCGGTCTACCTGCGCAGTGATCGCGATCAGGCCTTCGTGCGGACGAGCGTGGGATGA
- a CDS encoding sensor histidine kinase — translation MRLYQQLILFMLAASVLPLAAVGFSLLSEAESELTRRIVSEQGLIAETTAEALSGELMKTAEALGRSAGLIDWEHITPAEFEGGLKLLYGQSYAVSAVLAVDAEGRPRGAPLFQAEGENDHPRFEPTAALALAQAVPVRSLRQAERGQVFLGGVYAHQPSGQTAMAMAVKLADGENSSFALAEVVFSELESLLARRARPELGRIELVKVSAGRILLSTWPGRRLQTLEPALASALTDAGGTAGRSFRVEPLALRVSTARVPQVPDFAVVVSLDEASALAPVRAMRRTVLLFILGAFAVLLGVGALFTRRLNRRLAHVVSGAEAFSRGELHQRVQVDGDDELSDLASTFNAMGGELERARERLLRWNDELKVRVDEATAELKTAQSQLLEAQKLAAVGQLGAGVAHEINNPLAGILGNTQLLMLERGEKDPDFETLRKIELSAKRCKDITQNLLRFSQQRARPELRPVDLGGVLRDALSLTENQIQAEGIQISMELASPPVRVRADPGHLSQVVLALVSNARTAMMKSEQRRLTLRTGERDGQGFFEVEDSGKGITPEHRSRVFEPFFTTKDVWSNVGLGLSVAWRVVSEAGGTIELRTEVGQGTCFTVWLPKA, via the coding sequence ATGAGACTCTACCAGCAGCTCATCCTCTTCATGCTGGCCGCCTCGGTGCTGCCCCTGGCGGCGGTGGGCTTCTCGCTGCTGTCGGAAGCCGAGTCGGAGCTGACCCGCCGCATCGTCTCCGAGCAGGGCCTCATCGCCGAGACCACCGCCGAGGCACTCTCCGGGGAGCTGATGAAGACGGCGGAGGCGCTCGGGCGCTCGGCGGGACTCATCGACTGGGAGCACATCACCCCCGCGGAGTTCGAGGGCGGGCTGAAGCTGCTCTACGGGCAGTCCTACGCGGTGAGCGCGGTGCTGGCGGTCGACGCGGAGGGCAGGCCCCGGGGGGCGCCGCTCTTCCAGGCGGAGGGAGAGAACGACCATCCGCGTTTCGAGCCCACCGCGGCGCTGGCGCTCGCCCAGGCCGTGCCGGTGCGCTCGCTGCGCCAGGCGGAGCGGGGCCAGGTCTTCCTGGGCGGTGTCTATGCGCACCAGCCCTCCGGTCAGACGGCGATGGCCATGGCGGTGAAGCTCGCCGATGGCGAGAACTCCTCCTTCGCGCTCGCCGAGGTCGTCTTCTCCGAGCTGGAGTCGCTCCTGGCGCGGCGCGCGCGGCCCGAGCTCGGACGGATCGAGCTGGTGAAGGTGTCGGCCGGACGCATCCTGCTCAGCACCTGGCCCGGACGCCGCTTGCAGACGTTGGAGCCGGCGCTGGCCTCGGCGCTGACGGACGCGGGCGGCACGGCGGGGCGGAGCTTCCGGGTGGAGCCACTCGCCCTGCGGGTGAGCACCGCGCGGGTGCCCCAGGTGCCCGACTTCGCGGTGGTGGTGTCCCTGGACGAGGCGTCCGCGCTGGCCCCGGTGCGCGCCATGCGCCGCACGGTACTGCTGTTCATCCTGGGGGCCTTCGCGGTGCTGCTCGGCGTGGGGGCGCTCTTCACCCGTCGGCTCAACCGCCGGCTGGCCCACGTGGTGTCCGGCGCCGAGGCGTTCAGCCGGGGCGAGCTGCACCAGCGCGTCCAGGTGGACGGCGATGACGAGCTGAGCGACCTGGCGTCCACCTTCAATGCCATGGGCGGCGAGCTGGAGCGGGCCCGGGAGCGGCTGCTGCGCTGGAACGACGAACTCAAGGTCCGCGTGGACGAGGCCACCGCGGAGCTGAAGACGGCGCAGAGCCAGTTGCTCGAGGCGCAGAAGCTCGCGGCGGTGGGCCAGCTCGGCGCCGGCGTGGCGCACGAGATCAACAACCCCCTGGCCGGCATCCTCGGCAACACGCAGTTGCTGATGCTCGAGCGCGGCGAGAAGGACCCGGACTTCGAGACGCTGCGGAAGATCGAGCTGAGTGCCAAGCGGTGCAAGGACATCACCCAGAACCTGCTGCGCTTCTCGCAGCAACGCGCGCGGCCCGAGCTGCGCCCGGTGGACCTGGGGGGCGTGCTGCGCGACGCGCTCTCGCTCACGGAGAACCAGATTCAGGCGGAGGGCATCCAGATTTCCATGGAGCTGGCGAGCCCGCCCGTGCGGGTGCGGGCGGATCCGGGGCACCTGTCCCAGGTGGTGCTGGCGCTGGTGTCCAACGCGCGCACCGCGATGATGAAGTCCGAGCAGCGTCGGCTCACGCTGCGCACCGGGGAGCGCGACGGGCAGGGCTTCTTCGAGGTGGAGGACTCGGGCAAGGGCATTACGCCCGAGCACCGCTCGCGCGTCTTCGAGCCCTTCTTCACCACCAAGGACGTGTGGAGCAACGTGGGCCTGGGCCTGTCCGTCGCCTGGCGGGTGGTGAGCGAGGCGGGGGGCACCATCGAGCTGCGCACGGAGGTGGGGCAGGGCACCTGCTTCACCGTGTGGCTGCCCAAGGCGTGA
- a CDS encoding metal-dependent hydrolase, with the protein MASFGHIAVGLALGRLGGRTASPRRRGAAMVALAALAMLPDADVVAFKLGIPYAAEWGHRGASHSLVLAVLVSLVVAVGTRVARGPALEAGLLAFVAVGSHGLLDAMTTGGLGAAILWPFTTARYFLPLRPIPVAPIGAGMLSARGVYVVMVELLLFLPFWGYALWPRRRAVSREDGPGGFPEGAQDVRRR; encoded by the coding sequence ATGGCGAGCTTCGGACACATCGCGGTGGGACTGGCGCTCGGGCGCCTGGGTGGAAGGACGGCATCTCCCCGGAGGCGAGGGGCCGCGATGGTGGCCCTGGCCGCGCTGGCCATGCTGCCGGACGCGGACGTCGTCGCCTTCAAGCTGGGCATTCCCTACGCGGCCGAGTGGGGACATCGTGGCGCCTCGCACTCGCTCGTGCTCGCGGTGCTGGTGTCGCTCGTCGTGGCGGTGGGGACGCGGGTGGCGCGAGGACCCGCGCTCGAGGCGGGGCTGCTCGCCTTCGTGGCCGTGGGCAGCCATGGCCTGCTGGACGCGATGACCACGGGGGGCCTGGGCGCGGCGATCCTGTGGCCCTTCACCACCGCCCGCTACTTCCTCCCCCTGCGGCCCATTCCCGTGGCGCCTATCGGGGCGGGCATGCTCTCCGCGCGTGGCGTCTACGTGGTGATGGTGGAGCTGCTGCTCTTCCTCCCCTTCTGGGGCTACGCCCTCTGGCCACGCCGCCGGGCGGTCTCCAGGGAGGACGGCCCTGGAGGCTTCCCCGAAGGTGCCCAGGACGTTCGCCGCCGCTGA